The following are from one region of the Paenalkalicoccus suaedae genome:
- a CDS encoding amidohydrolase family protein → MKQTLLKGGTVLSQDKQVGNFTVADVLIEGEKIKQVAPSIDAPDAEVVDASDMIVMPGFVDSHRHTWESVVRNVGTDWSLQKYLGSIYFGNIGSKRTPEDDYIGNLLGALEALDAGVTTILDWTMIMSRDHTEEMIRGLDESGIRAVFAHGSPGEEEYWNRESMLTTIEEAKHIKKTHFNSNDARLTMGLAIRGPEFSSFETAAEEIRFGREIGGVTSMHLGFGTWGAVDRSIEKLHAANLLGPDLNFVHANAISPEEMRLLRDHGGSISATPEVEMMMGHGYPAIGLSLENGVKPSLGVDVVTSTGGDMFAQMKFALQAERARVNDHQLNDQVMPGPELHIKAQEVLDMATIEGAKALLLENKIGSLTPGKQADVIMIRKTDTNMFPLNDPIGTVVQCAHTGNVDSVFVAGKAVKRDGRLINVDMKRIQKLANEARDRVFANYGNPDNAWLV, encoded by the coding sequence ATGAAGCAAACGTTGCTAAAAGGAGGAACTGTCCTTTCTCAAGACAAACAGGTTGGGAATTTTACGGTGGCAGACGTCCTCATAGAAGGAGAAAAAATCAAGCAGGTAGCACCTTCCATAGATGCGCCAGACGCAGAGGTAGTTGATGCATCGGACATGATCGTGATGCCTGGTTTTGTTGATAGCCATCGGCACACGTGGGAATCCGTCGTGCGTAATGTAGGCACTGACTGGTCACTTCAAAAATACTTAGGTAGTATTTACTTTGGCAACATTGGCTCTAAACGAACGCCAGAGGATGATTATATTGGCAACCTGTTAGGTGCACTGGAAGCATTAGATGCAGGGGTTACGACCATTTTGGACTGGACGATGATCATGTCGCGTGACCATACGGAGGAAATGATTCGTGGTCTTGATGAGTCCGGGATTCGGGCAGTCTTTGCTCACGGTAGCCCTGGAGAAGAAGAATACTGGAACCGTGAGAGTATGTTAACAACGATAGAGGAAGCGAAGCATATTAAAAAGACGCACTTTAACTCGAATGATGCGCGTTTAACAATGGGTCTCGCTATACGCGGTCCAGAGTTTAGCTCATTCGAGACTGCTGCTGAAGAGATTCGTTTTGGTAGAGAAATTGGCGGCGTTACCTCGATGCATTTAGGCTTCGGTACGTGGGGCGCAGTCGATCGTTCGATTGAAAAGCTGCATGCAGCCAACCTACTCGGTCCAGACCTCAACTTTGTGCACGCAAACGCCATTAGTCCTGAAGAGATGCGTCTTCTCCGTGACCACGGTGGCTCTATTTCTGCAACCCCAGAGGTCGAGATGATGATGGGCCATGGATATCCGGCCATTGGTCTCAGCTTGGAGAATGGCGTGAAGCCAAGCCTGGGCGTAGACGTTGTCACCTCCACAGGCGGCGATATGTTTGCCCAAATGAAGTTTGCGCTTCAAGCGGAGCGAGCGCGCGTGAATGACCATCAATTGAATGATCAGGTCATGCCCGGACCTGAGCTGCACATTAAAGCGCAAGAGGTGCTCGACATGGCCACGATCGAGGGTGCCAAAGCGCTTCTTTTAGAAAATAAAATCGGATCGCTGACACCAGGTAAACAAGCAGACGTTATTATGATCAGGAAGACAGATACAAACATGTTCCCACTCAACGATCCAATCGGCACGGTCGTACAATGCGCACACACCGGTAACGTAGACTCTGTCTTTGTCGCAGGAAAAGCAGTCAAACGAGATGGGCGACTAATAAACGTAGATATGAAACGCATTCAAAAGCTAGCAAATGAAGCACGTGATCGCGTCTTCGCAAACTACGGCAATCCAGACAATGCATGGCTAGTTTAA
- a CDS encoding aromatic amino acid hydroxylase — MTKKIPAHLRQYTVTQNYDNYTPINHAVWRYVMRQNHETLKNLAHEAYTDGLTASGISIEQIPDVAEMNEKLGRFGLGAATIDGFIPGVAFFDFQSHGILPVVAEIRKLENIQYTPAPDMIHEAAGHAPILANETYAAYVKRFGEIGKKAIATKEEHDVFEAVRAYSNLLEKGSATKEQLEEAQQTISEKESLVTGESEAELIGRLYWWTVEYGLIGKLENPKIYGAGLLSSVEEGGNILSEEVEKVPYEVDKVVNTTFDITKPQPQLFVTASFDELMEGLEQFAETMAFRRGGTESVDKAVASGSTATIELSSGLQITSTWERGERNEDGEVVYLQASKPTSLAVNDLEIDGHGRHTHTDGYGTPIGLLEDGTSLEEMTTEQLAEAGILVGSQTELRFASGVVVTGTVHNVLTHNGKSILIQWKNAVVTLGDKRLFEPEWGDYDMAVGATIPSVFAGAADSEAYFGEDLPAESTLAHEQEVTELDELYGRVRTVREQELSDGARELKAVHESLSEYPEDWLLRLEIVEILEETEADLDLLQVVKEELNELQRTKSELSKLIRNGLLVAEKAPLKK, encoded by the coding sequence ATGACGAAAAAAATCCCAGCGCACCTGCGCCAATATACCGTTACACAAAACTATGATAACTATACACCAATTAACCATGCGGTGTGGCGCTATGTGATGAGACAAAACCATGAGACATTAAAGAATTTAGCACACGAAGCATACACAGATGGACTAACCGCTTCTGGAATCTCTATCGAACAAATACCTGACGTAGCAGAGATGAACGAAAAGCTTGGTCGCTTTGGACTTGGAGCCGCTACAATCGACGGTTTTATTCCGGGAGTCGCATTCTTTGATTTCCAATCCCACGGCATTCTGCCTGTAGTAGCAGAAATACGCAAGCTTGAAAATATTCAGTACACCCCTGCTCCAGATATGATTCACGAAGCAGCTGGCCATGCCCCTATTCTTGCTAATGAAACATACGCCGCGTATGTAAAACGATTTGGTGAAATCGGGAAAAAAGCGATTGCGACAAAAGAAGAGCATGATGTGTTTGAGGCTGTTCGAGCGTATTCAAACCTGCTTGAAAAAGGGAGTGCGACGAAAGAACAGCTTGAGGAAGCGCAACAAACTATCTCAGAAAAAGAATCTCTTGTAACTGGAGAATCAGAAGCGGAGCTTATAGGTCGTCTATACTGGTGGACAGTAGAGTACGGATTAATTGGCAAACTTGAGAATCCAAAAATTTACGGAGCTGGACTCCTCTCTTCTGTTGAAGAAGGTGGCAACATTTTAAGCGAAGAAGTGGAAAAGGTGCCTTATGAGGTTGATAAAGTAGTAAACACGACGTTTGATATTACGAAGCCACAGCCTCAACTATTCGTGACTGCTTCATTTGACGAATTGATGGAAGGGCTGGAGCAATTTGCTGAGACGATGGCTTTTCGTCGTGGTGGAACAGAAAGTGTTGATAAAGCAGTGGCATCTGGTAGCACGGCGACGATTGAATTATCATCTGGTTTACAGATAACAAGTACGTGGGAGCGTGGGGAACGAAATGAAGACGGTGAAGTGGTGTATCTTCAAGCCTCAAAACCTACTTCTCTTGCGGTAAATGATCTAGAAATTGATGGGCATGGTCGTCATACACACACCGATGGTTACGGAACTCCAATTGGACTATTAGAGGATGGTACGTCCCTTGAAGAAATGACTACAGAGCAGCTTGCCGAGGCTGGCATTTTAGTAGGTAGTCAAACAGAGCTTCGCTTTGCCTCTGGTGTAGTTGTTACTGGAACGGTTCATAACGTGTTAACTCATAACGGAAAGTCTATTTTGATCCAGTGGAAGAATGCTGTAGTTACACTTGGAGATAAGCGTTTGTTTGAGCCTGAATGGGGCGATTACGATATGGCAGTTGGAGCAACCATTCCTTCTGTCTTCGCTGGAGCTGCAGACAGCGAAGCCTACTTTGGAGAAGACCTTCCAGCAGAATCTACGCTCGCTCACGAACAGGAAGTAACCGAGCTAGATGAGTTATACGGTCGAGTTCGCACTGTCCGTGAACAAGAACTAAGCGATGGTGCACGCGAGCTCAAAGCTGTGCACGAATCGCTAAGTGAGTATCCGGAGGACTGGTTACTTCGCTTAGAAATTGTGGAAATCCTGGAGGAAACCGAAGCAGATCTTGACCTGCTTCAAGTCGTAAAAGAAGAGCTGAATGAGCTTCAACGCACAAAAAGCGAATTAAGCAAACTCATTCGAAACGGTTTACTCGTAGCTGAAAAGGCCCCACTAAAAAAATAG
- a CDS encoding aldehyde dehydrogenase family protein translates to MMQTQTREQAIFSCGEWVHLQETFDVINPQNGITIATVPKATGAFLTEVIERTESMFRQKKSWATHERIRVLARAADYIEDRAETYAHTIALEGSKTIREARAEVTRAVTTLRISSEEARRMHGETIPFDQRPGSERRHGYYMRLPMGIVAAITPFNDPLNLVAHKVGPALAVGNPVIVKPASATPLSALLLAEALEASGLPKGYLSVVTGSGQELGPVLAKHPSIKMISFTGGAEAGDQLAKLAGKKKLSMELGSNSPVIVLKDADVDDATSSCVDGGFSAAGQNCIGVQRIYVERERYEEFVRLAAEKTQTLRVGDKLLDTTDIGPMISAREAERVEAWVEEAVAGGAKVLAGGKREGAFFEPTVLVDVPPSATIYHEEVFGPVVLIEQIDSLEEGVAKANDVNYGLHAGIFTASIDQAFYAIEHLEVGGVMVNDSSDYRVDAMPFGGVKESGVGREGIKFAMEEMTETKVVCFRMK, encoded by the coding sequence ATGATGCAGACTCAAACGAGAGAGCAAGCAATCTTTAGCTGTGGAGAATGGGTGCATTTACAGGAGACGTTTGATGTGATTAATCCTCAGAATGGCATCACGATTGCTACGGTGCCAAAAGCGACTGGTGCGTTTCTTACAGAAGTGATTGAGCGAACGGAATCCATGTTTCGTCAAAAAAAGTCTTGGGCAACGCACGAGCGCATTCGAGTCTTAGCACGAGCAGCTGATTATATAGAAGATCGAGCAGAGACATACGCCCATACAATTGCGCTTGAAGGGAGCAAGACGATTCGAGAGGCGAGAGCAGAGGTAACGAGAGCGGTCACAACTCTGCGCATTAGTAGCGAAGAAGCTAGACGCATGCACGGCGAGACGATTCCGTTTGATCAGCGACCGGGAAGTGAGCGGCGTCACGGCTATTACATGCGATTACCAATGGGGATTGTTGCTGCAATTACGCCTTTTAATGATCCGCTTAATCTTGTTGCGCATAAGGTGGGACCAGCGCTCGCGGTTGGGAATCCGGTGATCGTAAAGCCGGCGTCCGCTACGCCATTAAGTGCCTTGCTACTTGCGGAAGCACTCGAAGCATCTGGTTTACCTAAAGGCTATTTGTCGGTTGTGACAGGCTCTGGACAGGAGCTAGGTCCTGTGTTAGCCAAGCATCCAAGCATTAAAATGATCTCCTTCACAGGTGGAGCAGAGGCTGGCGATCAACTCGCTAAGCTAGCCGGTAAGAAAAAGCTCAGCATGGAGCTTGGCTCGAATTCTCCTGTCATTGTGCTCAAGGATGCCGATGTGGACGATGCTACTTCTAGCTGTGTAGATGGAGGATTTTCAGCGGCTGGCCAAAATTGTATCGGCGTGCAGCGCATCTATGTGGAGCGTGAGAGGTATGAGGAGTTTGTACGTTTAGCTGCAGAAAAAACGCAGACACTCCGAGTTGGGGATAAGTTACTTGATACAACCGATATTGGTCCAATGATTTCAGCAAGAGAAGCAGAGCGAGTGGAAGCGTGGGTAGAGGAAGCCGTAGCAGGTGGTGCAAAAGTTTTAGCTGGAGGAAAACGGGAAGGTGCATTTTTTGAGCCGACGGTGCTAGTAGATGTACCTCCGTCTGCAACAATCTATCACGAGGAGGTTTTCGGACCAGTTGTCCTCATTGAGCAAATTGATTCACTAGAAGAAGGAGTGGCGAAAGCAAACGACGTAAACTACGGTCTGCATGCTGGTATCTTCACAGCCTCTATTGATCAAGCGTTTTATGCAATTGAACACTTAGAGGTTGGAGGAGTAATGGTGAACGATAGTAGCGATTATCGTGTTGATGCCATGCCGTTCGGTGGCGTAAAGGAATCGGGAGTAGGACGAGAAGGCATCAAGTTTGCTATGGAGGAAATGACGGAGACGAAGGTCGTTTGCTTTCGTATGAAGTAA
- a CDS encoding SDR family NAD(P)-dependent oxidoreductase: MTKTAIVTGGGSGIGYATAMKLADQGINIVIVDINDEHGKEAVRILKEKNVDALYVRADVSKSADVKKYVEATMDNFGRIDYFFNNAGISGSGGYFLDTEIEEIEQIVGINLLGALYGVRYVAEIMVKNGGGSIVNMASSAGVIGQTTVVTYSATKHAVVGMTKSLVAEYAKDGLRVNAVAPGPTETPMVKAYFDANPEMKASAEKGIPQQRLGTSEEVAELVTFLLTSKAQYINGEVVRIDGGFTNSK, encoded by the coding sequence TTGACTAAAACAGCGATTGTAACAGGTGGAGGAAGTGGAATAGGGTATGCCACCGCTATGAAGTTAGCGGATCAGGGTATTAACATCGTCATTGTCGACATTAATGATGAACATGGTAAAGAAGCGGTTCGCATCTTGAAAGAAAAGAACGTCGATGCTTTGTACGTAAGAGCCGATGTGTCTAAGTCTGCAGATGTAAAAAAGTATGTAGAAGCAACAATGGACAATTTTGGTAGGATTGATTACTTTTTTAATAACGCAGGTATTTCTGGTAGTGGTGGTTATTTCCTCGATACAGAGATTGAAGAAATAGAACAAATCGTAGGAATTAATTTACTTGGTGCACTGTACGGAGTTCGCTATGTAGCGGAAATTATGGTGAAAAATGGAGGCGGATCGATCGTTAATATGGCGTCTAGTGCAGGCGTAATCGGTCAAACAACGGTTGTAACGTATTCCGCAACGAAACACGCTGTTGTTGGTATGACGAAAAGTTTAGTTGCGGAATACGCGAAGGACGGTCTGAGGGTGAACGCAGTGGCTCCAGGACCAACTGAAACGCCAATGGTTAAGGCATATTTTGATGCGAATCCAGAAATGAAAGCAAGCGCTGAAAAAGGAATCCCGCAACAACGCCTAGGGACTTCTGAAGAAGTAGCAGAATTAGTGACATTTCTTCTTACGTCAAAAGCTCAGTACATCAACGGAGAAGTTGTCCGGATTGATGGAGGGTTTACAAATTCAAAGTAA
- a CDS encoding M24 family metallopeptidase, with the protein MLPFDLTEYQERLLQTKERMAERNIDVLLLTDPSNMNYITGYDAWSFYVHQMVAIIIDEPQPLWFGRYQDANGAKLTTWVYDENIIAYPDFYVHAATDDHPMDFIGEILQQIGQGTRRLGVEMDNYYFSAKAFARLQRALPNATFVDGDLLVNRVRLIKSPTELSYMQKAATIADKAMHHGLEAIRANVRECDAAAAIFYHLVSGTEESGGDYPSIVPLMPAGSNTGIPHLTWSERKFQEGDSVIVELAGCYKRYHVPLARTVSIGQPNDALLKLAPIVTEGIEAVLQKAKPGVTCSDLEAAWRNVIARYGLEKEARLGYSVGLGYPPDWGEHTASIRKGDNTVLEPNMTFHLIPALWYDNFGIEISETIRITEAGAATFTNYPRELIVQHPFLLNQHGGEIS; encoded by the coding sequence ATGCTACCGTTTGATTTAACGGAATATCAGGAGCGTTTGCTACAGACAAAAGAGAGAATGGCGGAGAGGAATATCGATGTGCTTCTTCTCACAGATCCCTCCAACATGAATTACATCACAGGCTACGATGCGTGGTCGTTTTATGTGCATCAGATGGTCGCGATCATTATTGATGAACCGCAGCCACTCTGGTTTGGGCGCTATCAGGATGCGAATGGAGCCAAGCTCACTACTTGGGTTTATGACGAAAATATTATCGCGTATCCCGACTTTTATGTGCATGCTGCAACCGATGATCATCCGATGGACTTTATCGGAGAAATATTGCAGCAAATTGGGCAGGGTACAAGACGTCTTGGAGTGGAGATGGATAACTACTACTTTTCAGCAAAAGCATTTGCACGACTGCAACGAGCACTACCGAACGCTACCTTTGTAGACGGGGACTTGCTCGTCAATCGAGTTAGGCTAATTAAATCACCAACGGAGCTCTCTTACATGCAAAAAGCAGCTACGATCGCGGATAAGGCGATGCACCACGGGTTAGAGGCGATCAGGGCGAATGTGCGAGAATGCGATGCCGCGGCAGCGATTTTTTATCATCTTGTCTCGGGCACGGAGGAATCGGGCGGGGATTACCCGTCGATCGTGCCACTCATGCCAGCAGGATCCAATACCGGAATCCCGCATCTGACGTGGTCAGAAAGGAAGTTCCAAGAAGGGGATTCGGTCATCGTGGAGCTCGCAGGTTGCTACAAGCGCTATCACGTGCCGCTTGCCCGGACGGTGAGTATTGGTCAACCAAACGACGCCCTACTAAAGCTTGCGCCAATCGTCACGGAGGGGATAGAAGCAGTCCTGCAAAAGGCTAAGCCAGGAGTTACCTGCAGTGATCTTGAGGCTGCCTGGAGAAACGTAATAGCACGCTACGGGCTAGAAAAAGAAGCGCGACTTGGCTACTCCGTAGGGCTCGGTTATCCACCTGATTGGGGCGAGCATACGGCAAGCATTCGTAAAGGAGACAACACCGTCCTTGAACCGAATATGACCTTTCATCTTATTCCAGCTCTATGGTATGACAACTTTGGTATTGAAATTAGCGAGACGATTCGCATTACAGAAGCAGGAGCAGCAACGTTTACGAACTATCCACGTGAACTGATCGTTCAGCATCCGTTTTTACTCAATCAGCACGGAGGAGAAATATCTTAA
- a CDS encoding cystathionine gamma-synthase family protein, protein MTRKEPTMGTKAIWAGEKDYLAFGATQVPVVHSVSFGYDDMDEWYDVAIGKKKGHIYGRNTNPTVQAFEDKVKALESAEAATSFSTGMAAISNTLGTFLTPGDRIVSIKDTYGGTNKIFTEFLPRQHIEVVLCDTGDHAAIEAEVAKGCKILYLETPTNPTVKITDIARMAKAGKQAGAIVVVDNTFATPINQNPLALGVDLVLHSATKFLGGHADALGGVLCGSHELVEQVYHYREINGATLDPMAAYLLLRGMKTLSLRIERQNANAMQVARYLQSVDLVEDVFYPGLPTHPHHDIAKEQMSGFGGMLSFSVKGGVETVRDLLPKLRFANRAANLGAVETIVGPSRTTSHVECTPEERAAMGIPEGLIRYSAGIEDIDDLLADLEQAFAAVAKEAVG, encoded by the coding sequence ATGACAAGGAAAGAACCAACTATGGGGACAAAAGCAATCTGGGCAGGGGAGAAGGATTATTTAGCGTTTGGAGCAACGCAGGTACCAGTTGTGCACAGTGTCTCATTCGGCTATGACGATATGGATGAATGGTACGACGTGGCGATTGGAAAGAAGAAGGGGCACATTTATGGACGGAATACGAACCCGACTGTTCAAGCGTTTGAAGATAAAGTCAAAGCGTTAGAATCGGCCGAGGCTGCTACTAGCTTTTCCACAGGAATGGCGGCAATTAGCAATACGCTTGGCACTTTTTTAACGCCAGGAGATCGAATCGTCTCAATCAAGGATACGTATGGAGGCACGAATAAAATCTTCACGGAATTTTTACCTAGACAGCATATTGAAGTCGTACTCTGTGATACCGGTGATCATGCCGCAATTGAAGCGGAGGTGGCGAAGGGTTGTAAAATCCTCTATTTGGAGACGCCGACGAATCCAACGGTAAAAATCACGGATATTGCGCGCATGGCGAAGGCTGGGAAGCAGGCAGGTGCAATCGTCGTGGTGGACAATACGTTTGCGACACCGATTAATCAAAATCCACTTGCACTTGGCGTAGATCTCGTGTTGCATAGCGCGACAAAATTTTTAGGCGGGCACGCCGATGCGTTAGGCGGCGTCCTGTGCGGTAGCCATGAGCTCGTGGAGCAGGTCTATCACTACCGAGAAATCAACGGCGCGACGCTTGATCCGATGGCGGCGTATCTGCTCTTACGTGGCATGAAAACGCTGAGTCTTCGCATTGAGCGACAAAACGCAAATGCCATGCAGGTAGCAAGGTATCTCCAATCCGTGGACTTAGTAGAAGATGTTTTTTATCCTGGTTTACCAACCCATCCGCACCATGATATTGCGAAGGAGCAAATGTCTGGATTTGGCGGTATGCTCAGTTTTTCTGTCAAAGGTGGGGTGGAGACGGTGCGAGATCTGCTACCTAAGCTACGCTTTGCAAATAGGGCGGCTAATCTTGGCGCGGTGGAAACAATTGTAGGACCGTCACGCACGACGAGTCACGTAGAGTGTACGCCAGAGGAGCGAGCGGCGATGGGCATTCCGGAAGGGTTGATTCGCTATTCCGCAGGTATTGAGGATATTGATGATCTCCTTGCGGATTTAGAGCAGGCATTTGCCGCGGTGGCAAAGGAGGCGGTAGGATGA
- a CDS encoding homoserine dehydrogenase — translation MTVKLAFVGFGGVGQALVRLLEEKQTMPFQVVAVSDMLKGSLYDPSGLDVQKLLEAGKSGSLDSYQDRQVARGLTSLQTIKDTNADVIVEVTYTNVVTGQPAIDHVRVAFEAGKSVVTTNKGPLALAYKELSELAEANNCYFGFEGTVMSGTPALRLPLETLVGNDIKEIRGILNGTTNYMLTEMEKGLSYEEALKQAQAYGYAEADPTSDVEGYDARYKAVILANVVLGKELAVDDVTCTGITSVTSDDLKEAIKAKKRIRLIASITQEGSEVTAKVQPERIDETDPLATVAGATNAILYDCDLAGPIFLTGAGAGLTETGFSLLIDLVHYQKRFITVN, via the coding sequence ATGACAGTAAAACTCGCGTTTGTAGGCTTTGGAGGAGTAGGGCAGGCGCTAGTACGACTTCTAGAGGAAAAACAAACGATGCCATTCCAGGTTGTAGCTGTAAGTGATATGCTGAAAGGCTCGCTATATGATCCATCTGGGTTAGACGTACAAAAGCTATTAGAGGCTGGTAAATCAGGTAGCTTAGATTCCTACCAGGATCGACAAGTGGCAAGGGGATTAACGAGCTTACAGACAATCAAGGATACAAATGCGGATGTCATTGTAGAGGTGACGTATACAAACGTGGTCACAGGTCAACCAGCAATTGATCATGTAAGAGTTGCGTTTGAGGCAGGGAAAAGTGTCGTGACAACGAATAAAGGACCTCTCGCCTTAGCGTATAAGGAGCTTTCAGAATTAGCGGAAGCGAATAATTGCTATTTTGGATTTGAAGGGACAGTGATGAGTGGTACTCCAGCGCTTCGCCTTCCGCTGGAAACGCTTGTTGGGAATGATATAAAAGAAATTCGCGGAATCTTAAACGGGACAACAAACTATATGTTAACAGAGATGGAGAAGGGGCTAAGCTATGAGGAGGCGTTAAAGCAAGCGCAAGCGTATGGCTATGCAGAAGCGGACCCGACAAGTGATGTTGAGGGCTATGACGCGAGGTATAAAGCGGTCATCTTAGCGAATGTGGTGCTAGGGAAAGAACTAGCCGTCGATGATGTCACGTGTACAGGGATAACCTCCGTTACGAGTGACGATCTAAAGGAGGCTATCAAAGCTAAGAAGCGGATTCGACTCATTGCGTCTATTACACAAGAGGGTAGTGAAGTAACTGCAAAAGTCCAGCCAGAACGGATTGATGAAACGGACCCGTTAGCTACTGTTGCTGGTGCCACAAACGCTATTTTATATGACTGTGATTTAGCTGGACCAATTTTCTTAACGGGAGCCGGCGCAGGTTTAACAGAGACGGGGTTTTCACTACTCATTGACTTAGTTCACTATCAAAAAAGGTTCATCACTGTTAACTAG
- a CDS encoding EamA family transporter has product MKNIAYLSIIAGAALWGTTGLFVTRLYDYSFTPLEVVTIRLSFAAILLILYLAIVKPSYLLIKLRDLPFFIGTGIVSIAFFNYFFFTVMEQASISLAVVLLYTGPVFVAIISRFTFKEAFTRNKTIALVLMFIGCAFTVGLLPTGSLNASMMTILFGIASGFFYALYSIFGKYVSGRYHALTITVYSMIIGSAFLLPVTQIWQKADVLLTAPVLANGVSLAFFATVLAYVFYTTGLKTVESSRAAILSTIEPVVAIIIGLLVFQEIISFWQFMGIVAILGSVLLTVERRATRRYQQAKAG; this is encoded by the coding sequence ATGAAAAACATCGCTTATTTATCTATCATAGCTGGGGCAGCGCTTTGGGGTACAACCGGTTTATTCGTAACGAGGTTATATGACTACTCTTTTACACCTCTTGAGGTAGTAACGATACGCTTGAGCTTTGCCGCTATTTTACTGATTCTTTATTTAGCTATAGTAAAACCCTCTTACTTACTTATAAAGCTTCGCGATCTCCCATTCTTTATCGGAACTGGTATCGTAAGCATTGCATTTTTTAACTATTTCTTCTTTACCGTCATGGAGCAGGCTAGTATCTCTTTAGCAGTCGTCCTTCTCTATACTGGACCAGTATTTGTAGCCATAATCTCGCGATTTACATTCAAAGAAGCCTTTACACGAAATAAAACAATCGCACTCGTTCTCATGTTTATTGGATGCGCTTTTACAGTAGGACTCCTTCCTACAGGCTCTCTAAATGCTTCTATGATGACGATTTTATTTGGAATAGCATCTGGATTTTTTTATGCACTCTACAGCATCTTTGGCAAGTACGTGAGTGGACGCTATCATGCCTTAACCATTACTGTTTACTCCATGATAATTGGGAGCGCCTTTCTTCTTCCTGTCACGCAGATTTGGCAAAAAGCAGATGTCCTCCTCACGGCGCCCGTTTTGGCTAATGGAGTAAGCCTAGCGTTTTTTGCAACTGTTTTAGCCTATGTTTTTTATACAACGGGACTTAAAACGGTAGAATCAAGCCGCGCTGCAATACTTTCTACGATAGAACCTGTTGTTGCAATTATAATTGGTCTTCTCGTTTTTCAAGAAATCATTTCATTTTGGCAGTTCATGGGGATCGTTGCTATTTTAGGATCCGTATTACTAACCGTCGAGCGAAGAGCTACTAGGCGCTATCAACAGGCGAAAGCAGGGTAA
- a CDS encoding Fic/DOC family protein: MQLDAMFTSKRLSELQLKELSGRLDFSHFKEIHRYIFQDLYPFAGKLREENISKDGFTFAQWTHLEENGEELFTKLLSEDWAELTTAELVHALAHYLAEINVLHPFREGNGRATREYIRQLARRYGFAINWSRVDNDRILQASIRSTYDEGPLRDVLLELLS, translated from the coding sequence ATGCAGCTTGATGCTATGTTCACATCTAAACGCCTTTCTGAGCTCCAGCTTAAGGAGCTATCGGGAAGGCTTGATTTTTCTCATTTTAAAGAGATTCATCGCTACATCTTTCAAGATCTTTATCCGTTTGCCGGTAAGCTACGTGAAGAAAATATCTCGAAGGATGGGTTTACATTTGCTCAATGGACACATTTAGAAGAAAACGGAGAAGAGTTATTTACGAAGCTTTTGTCAGAGGACTGGGCTGAATTAACCACTGCAGAGCTTGTCCATGCACTAGCACACTATTTAGCAGAAATTAATGTATTACATCCTTTCCGTGAAGGCAATGGTCGAGCGACAAGAGAATATATTCGCCAGCTTGCACGGAGGTACGGGTTTGCGATTAACTGGTCTCGAGTAGATAATGATCGAATTTTACAAGCATCTATTCGTTCTACTTACGACGAAGGACCACTTCGTGACGTACTATTAGAACTGTTGAGCTAA